The proteins below come from a single Hemibagrus wyckioides isolate EC202008001 linkage group LG22, SWU_Hwy_1.0, whole genome shotgun sequence genomic window:
- the LOC131342980 gene encoding leukotriene B4 receptor 1-like: MQPHNSSNSLLSAPVSTENLIASSVLGVCFILGVPGNIAVMVRLAGWPKRGSFTPRLMLSLAVSDLLTLISLPVWIWALLHGWVFDLTLCKLLSYMVYLSLYCSILCMILMSMQRYMQVLHPEKWNKIGRKGKKILLSGMWMLSAVLSCYALVQRTLSLDSEGRFQCNLRYQNNLERVSSLIWEIILFVVSFTIIAYFYFNLYQGVNNSAFFSSISLTKMVTRIVVCFFIFWIPVKISNIVIIVAALLGNDGIWRQCHRSSDFH, translated from the coding sequence ATGCAGCCACACAACTCATCCAACAGCTTGCTCAGCGCTCCTGTCTCGACTGAAAACCTGATTGCCAGTAGTGTTCTGGGAGTTTGCTTCATACTGGGAGTCCCTGGTAATATTGCTGTAATGGTGCGTCTTGCTGGATGGCCGAAGAGAGGAAGCTTCACCCCTAGACTGATGCTAAGCCTGGCTGTATCAGATCTACTCACTCTGATTTCTCTGCCGGTTTGGATTTGGGCTCTTCTGCATGGCTGGGTGTTTGACTTGACCCTGTGTAAGCTTCTTTCCTATATGGTGTACTTAAGCCTCTACTGCagcatactgtgtatgattttgatGAGCATGCAGAGATACATGCAAGTGCTGCATCCTGAGAAATGGAATAAGATTGgcagaaaaggaaagaagatcCTACTGAGTGGGATGTGGATGTTAAGTGCAGTTTTATCATGCTATGCTCTCGTACAGCGCACTCTAAGCTTGGACAGTGAAGGACGATTTCAGTGCAACCTAAGATATCAGAATAATCTTGAAAGAGTGTCTTCTTTAATCTGGGAGATTATACTATTTGTGGTTTCATTCACCATAATAGCTTATTTCTACTTTAACCTTTACCAGGGGGTTAATAACTCAGCTTTCTTTAGCAGTATCTCATTGACAAAGATGGTGACCAGAATTGtggtttgtttcttcattttttgGATCCCAGTTAAAATCTCCAACATTGTGATCATCGTTGCTGCACTGCTTGGGAATGACGGAATCTGGAGACAATGTCACCGCAGCTCTGACTTTCATTAA
- the LOC131343078 gene encoding C5a anaphylatoxin chemotactic receptor 1-like, which produces MYLSTPQVVFFLIYIRNRRRLHFCFFKYIESTPCYTKVQTMEQLISSNSSLPAPVSTEYWIASSVMGVCFILGVPGNIVVMVRLAGWLKTDSFTPRLMLSLAVSDLLTLISLPVWILDFLHGWVFDLTTCKLLTYVVYLSFYCSILCVILMSIQRYMQVLHPEKWNKLGRKGKKILLIGMWILSAIFSCYALVQYGLSLDNHCVRYINNAEDLATSLWENIMFVVSFTLVAFCYFHLYRKVNNSAFFSSNSLITIVTRIVICFFIFWIPFQICNIVIIVAALHWDFGLLNSAIYAHTISIGLIFINSCVNPFLYAFSALALQQQTAGTNDTQFVEDTEI; this is translated from the coding sequence ATGTATCTTTCGACGCcacaagttgttttttttttaatctacataAGGAACCGCAGACGTCTTCACTTCTGCTTCTTTAAATATATAGAGTCTACACCCTGTTACACCAAAGTTCAAACCATGGAGCAGCTCATCTCCTCCAACAGCTCGCTCCCTGCTCCTGTCTCAACTGAATACTGGATTGCCAGTAGTGTGATGGGAGTTTGCTTCATACTGGGAGTCCCTggtaatattgttgtaatggtGCGTCTTGCTGGATGGCTGAAGACAGACAGTTTCACCCCGAGACTGATGCTAAGCCTGGCTGTATCAGATCTACTCACTCTGATTTCTCTGCCGGTTTGGATTTTGGATTTTCTGCATGGCTGGGTCTTTGACTTGACCACGTGTAAGCTTCTCACCTATGTGGTGTACTTAAGCTTCTACTGCAGCATACTGTGTGTGATATTGATGAGCATTCAGCGATACATGCAAGTGCTGCATCCTGAGAAATGGAACAAGCTTGgcagaaaaggaaagaagatcCTTTTGATTGGGATGTGGATTTTAAGTGCAATTTTTTCGTGCTATGCTCTCGTACAGTACGGTCTAAGCCTGGACAATCACTGTGTTCGCTATATTAACAATGCTGAAGATTTGGCTACTTCACTCTGGGAGAATATAATGTTTGTAGTTTCATTCACCTTAGTAGCTTTCTGCTACTTTCACCTTTACCGGAAGGTTAATAACTCAGCTTTCTTTAGCAGTAACTCATTGATAACGATTGTGACCAGAATTGTGATTTGCTTCTTCATATTTTGGATCCCGTTTCAAATCTGCAACATTGTGATCATCGTTGCTGCATTGCATTGGGATTTTGGACTATTAAATTCTGCAATATATGCACACACTATCTCTATAGGTCTGATTTTTATTAACAGTTGTGTGAATCCATTCCTGTATGCTTTCTCCGCTCTGGCTCTACAACAGCAAACAGCTGGAACAAATGATACTCAGTTCGTTGAAGATACAGAGATTTGA